One Glutamicibacter halophytocola DNA segment encodes these proteins:
- a CDS encoding NUDIX hydrolase — translation MSARSELKQVVAKHRATAGAPQKLPNQWINMDLDSNPARRAAVLILFGAAGNAPLADQARAQDLDLLFVERAATLRKHAGQIAFPGGGIDQGDSSAADAALREAWEETGVDTSGVEVLGNLSETELPVTNFLVTPVLGWWHTESPVHAVDPAESAGVFRAPVAQLLDPRNRLTGVVQRNQQKFTSPAFEFGDRIIWGFTAIVLDRLFTELGWTRAWNRHREMRMA, via the coding sequence ATGAGCGCACGCAGCGAGTTGAAGCAGGTCGTCGCAAAACATCGAGCCACCGCTGGAGCACCCCAAAAGCTGCCCAACCAGTGGATCAACATGGATTTGGACAGCAACCCGGCCCGCCGGGCCGCGGTGCTGATCCTCTTTGGCGCTGCCGGCAACGCACCGCTTGCCGACCAGGCCCGCGCCCAGGACCTGGACCTGCTTTTTGTCGAGCGGGCCGCCACGCTGCGCAAGCACGCCGGGCAGATCGCTTTTCCCGGCGGCGGCATAGACCAGGGCGATTCGAGCGCCGCAGACGCTGCACTGCGCGAGGCCTGGGAGGAAACCGGGGTGGATACCAGCGGCGTCGAGGTGCTCGGCAATTTGAGCGAAACCGAACTGCCGGTCACCAACTTCCTGGTCACCCCGGTGCTGGGCTGGTGGCATACCGAATCCCCGGTCCATGCCGTTGACCCCGCCGAAAGCGCCGGAGTTTTCAGGGCACCGGTGGCGCAGCTTCTCGATCCCAGGAACCGGCTGACCGGGGTAGTGCAGCGAAACCAGCAGAAGTTCACCTCGCCGGCCTTCGAATTTGGCGACCGGATCATTTGGGGGTTCACCGCGATCGTGCTTGACCGGCTCTTCACGGAACTGGGGTGGACGCGCGCCTGGAACCGGCACCGGGAAATGCGCATGGCCTGA
- a CDS encoding type II secretion system F family protein: MLILVLSAAALWLWLPAMSGEASLSTKKWMMWRGLRWHNHEPMHTLNDDARIIRELSALLRSGLGFYPALDALLEVENGTGNIVQALKDLRAVHRLNNQNSYDAKGDNLPEHAAVQRLHWCLQISQRSGATLAEVLERLAEDLESASVAQQSFDAAMAGPRATTKLLTWLPLVGFGFGLLVGIDVLGTLLSSWAAQLSVGIGAVLWTANRVWCQRLMHSTSAQALS; this comes from the coding sequence ATGCTGATCTTGGTCCTGAGCGCCGCAGCCCTGTGGCTCTGGTTGCCCGCCATGAGCGGCGAGGCAAGCTTGTCAACGAAAAAATGGATGATGTGGCGCGGCCTCAGATGGCACAACCATGAACCGATGCACACGCTGAACGACGACGCCCGAATAATTCGAGAACTCTCCGCCTTGCTTCGCAGCGGCCTCGGATTCTACCCAGCGCTGGACGCATTATTGGAAGTTGAAAATGGCACGGGCAATATTGTCCAGGCATTGAAAGACCTGCGGGCAGTCCATCGATTGAACAACCAGAACAGCTACGACGCCAAGGGAGATAACCTTCCAGAGCATGCCGCCGTCCAGCGGCTGCACTGGTGCCTGCAGATCTCGCAGCGCAGCGGAGCAACCTTGGCAGAAGTTCTCGAGCGCCTAGCCGAGGACTTGGAATCAGCCTCGGTCGCCCAGCAGTCATTCGATGCCGCCATGGCCGGGCCCAGGGCTACGACGAAGCTGCTCACCTGGCTGCCACTAGTGGGGTTCGGCTTTGGCCTGCTGGTAGGCATCGACGTTCTCGGGACACTTCTCTCCTCATGGGCTGCGCAACTAAGCGTCGGCATCGGCGCGGTACTCTGGACGGCCAATAGGGTGTGGTGCCAGCGGCTGATGCATTCGACCTCGGCCCAGGCACTGTCATGA
- a CDS encoding bifunctional 3'-5' exonuclease/DNA polymerase: MSAIAFLAPDPDGYALIDIRDSDSAQPLRAVFPVSREDFAQVVAQTEAELGPRWAMLRTTPWMQPLISAGVYLAKAHVLSLAQRIMHRSPMASGQLADFDLEHPVAVAGRIDQDALFDTPAFGESLADLIQLYAQQRGALPQDAVARKRLELLVHAESVGALIACEMEHAGLSWDESGHRALLREQLGQKVSDYARPPKLAAKAQELAIALQSPGLNPDSPQELLKALHKAGFAVRSARAWELEQISHPVIQQVLDYKKLSRLASAHGDTWLDQWVKNGRFHPHYVLGTVVSGRWAASGGGALQLPHAIRQVVRTQPGRTFVVADGRQLEPRILAAISGDQQLQQAGQQDDLYQWLLDSKLVSTRQEAKLGMLSVIYGGGGGASGAVGAALTRSFPAAMRFVEQAAQAGQQGAGVRSFLGRGCPPADEQWMRAQRDTADEGSQRAADAAARARGRFTRNFVVQSTAAEWALVWMGHARHLIHQAGWGELCQQVFFVHDEIVFECPVERADQLKQLIQHAAMLAGRTLFGAASPRFPVSVAICSNYAEAK, translated from the coding sequence ATGAGTGCCATTGCCTTCCTCGCGCCTGATCCTGATGGCTACGCCCTCATAGACATCCGCGACAGCGATTCAGCTCAGCCTTTGAGAGCAGTTTTTCCGGTCTCGCGAGAGGATTTTGCACAGGTTGTGGCCCAGACCGAAGCCGAGCTCGGGCCCCGCTGGGCAATGCTTCGCACGACCCCATGGATGCAGCCGCTGATTTCCGCTGGCGTTTATCTTGCCAAGGCCCACGTATTGTCCTTGGCCCAGCGCATCATGCACCGCTCGCCCATGGCCAGTGGGCAGCTCGCCGATTTTGACCTTGAACATCCAGTGGCCGTTGCTGGACGCATTGACCAGGATGCCCTCTTTGATACGCCGGCCTTTGGCGAATCGCTGGCGGACCTGATCCAGCTATATGCCCAGCAGCGCGGTGCGCTGCCGCAAGACGCGGTGGCCCGCAAGCGCCTCGAGCTGCTGGTTCACGCTGAATCGGTGGGCGCGCTGATCGCCTGCGAGATGGAGCATGCGGGGCTTTCATGGGATGAGTCCGGCCATCGTGCCTTGCTGCGCGAGCAGCTGGGCCAGAAGGTCTCCGACTATGCGCGCCCTCCAAAGCTGGCTGCCAAGGCCCAAGAGCTGGCGATCGCGCTGCAGAGCCCCGGATTGAACCCCGATTCACCGCAAGAATTGCTCAAGGCTTTGCATAAGGCCGGTTTTGCGGTGCGTTCGGCCCGTGCCTGGGAGCTGGAGCAGATCAGCCATCCGGTGATCCAGCAAGTTCTGGATTACAAGAAGCTCTCCCGGTTGGCCAGTGCGCACGGGGATACCTGGCTGGACCAATGGGTGAAAAATGGCCGTTTCCATCCCCACTACGTCTTGGGCACCGTGGTCTCCGGACGGTGGGCAGCTTCTGGCGGCGGGGCATTGCAATTGCCTCACGCCATCCGCCAGGTAGTCCGCACCCAGCCCGGACGGACCTTTGTCGTGGCAGATGGACGCCAGCTCGAACCGCGAATTCTGGCCGCAATCTCCGGCGATCAGCAATTGCAGCAGGCCGGCCAGCAAGATGACCTGTATCAATGGCTCCTGGATTCAAAGTTGGTGTCCACCCGCCAAGAGGCCAAGCTGGGAATGCTGTCGGTCATTTATGGCGGTGGCGGAGGCGCCAGCGGGGCGGTTGGAGCCGCGCTCACCAGGAGTTTTCCCGCGGCGATGCGCTTCGTCGAGCAAGCGGCGCAGGCCGGGCAGCAAGGAGCTGGCGTCCGGAGCTTTTTGGGACGCGGCTGTCCACCGGCCGATGAGCAGTGGATGCGGGCGCAAAGGGATACCGCGGATGAAGGTTCCCAGCGCGCTGCAGATGCTGCGGCCCGGGCCCGCGGCCGTTTCACCAGGAATTTTGTGGTCCAGTCCACCGCGGCCGAGTGGGCCTTGGTGTGGATGGGCCATGCCCGCCATCTGATTCATCAAGCTGGCTGGGGCGAGCTGTGCCAGCAGGTATTTTTTGTGCATGACGAAATCGTCTTCGAATGCCCTGTGGAACGTGCCGACCAGCTCAAGCAGCTGATACAGCATGCGGCGATGCTGGCCGGACGCACCCTTTTTGGAGCCGCGTCCCCGCGCTTCCCGGTGAGCGTAGCCATCTGCTCGAACTATGCAGAGGCCAAATAG
- the nth gene encoding endonuclease III has translation METELGLKRRARKINRVLAETYPYAVPELDFENPFELLVATVLSAQTTDVRVNAITPALFARFPDALAMSQAERSEVEELIRPTGFFRAKTDSLLGLSAALVERHDGQVPPELAELVKLPGVGRKTANVVLGNTFGVPGITVDTHFGRLANRFGWTDETDPVKVEHAVGELFDKRDWTMLSHRVVFHGRRICHARKPACGVCPVAKLCPSFGIGEEIPAKAKQLLKYELAPGREDLLAKMQAGATRRQLRAEGYGLDA, from the coding sequence ATGGAAACCGAATTGGGGCTCAAGCGGCGGGCTCGCAAGATCAACAGGGTGCTGGCCGAAACCTACCCCTATGCGGTCCCGGAGCTGGATTTCGAGAACCCCTTCGAGCTGCTGGTCGCCACGGTGCTCTCGGCCCAGACCACCGACGTGAGGGTCAACGCCATCACCCCGGCGCTCTTTGCCAGGTTCCCGGACGCGCTAGCCATGAGCCAAGCCGAACGCAGCGAAGTCGAGGAGCTGATTCGGCCCACCGGATTCTTCCGCGCCAAGACCGACTCGCTCCTGGGCCTTTCGGCCGCGCTGGTGGAACGCCACGATGGGCAGGTCCCGCCGGAGCTTGCGGAATTGGTCAAGCTGCCCGGGGTCGGGCGCAAAACCGCAAACGTGGTGCTGGGCAACACCTTTGGCGTTCCGGGGATCACCGTCGACACCCACTTCGGACGCCTGGCCAACCGCTTTGGATGGACCGATGAAACCGACCCGGTGAAGGTCGAGCATGCGGTAGGGGAGCTGTTCGACAAGCGCGACTGGACCATGCTCAGCCACCGCGTAGTCTTTCACGGCCGGAGGATCTGCCACGCCCGCAAACCCGCCTGCGGGGTGTGCCCGGTAGCCAAGCTGTGCCCCTCGTTCGGCATTGGCGAGGAAATACCCGCCAAGGCAAAACAGTTGCTCAAGTATGAGCTCGCTCCCGGGCGCGAGGATCTTCTGGCAAAAATGCAGGCAGGTGCGACCCGGAGGCAGCTGAGAGCCGAAGGATATGGATTAGACGCATGA
- a CDS encoding NUDIX hydrolase: MVRRVFDLPPHQIPTAENWFTFGSRTPRSPRRASSVCLVRDCSKGVETYLTFRPGGSPMGNVAFPGGSHEASDRATYQWFGPSLSQWSKRMDVLDQQLVQAHIVCAIRELFEETGILLAGTDEQSIIEMTDPEEWMGAREAIAGQDLPFDEFLRRRGLGLRTDLLRPVSHWLNPNFALRRFDTWYFAATVPNRQEATLLRGKGKWGGWQVASGVLAQRNTSELGDLVGQPNTVGLNFSRISYPAVEMMLEAMSEANGVVAYLSRARSLDLKHPDLLVRDGIYYLEVLGSMSAESSRPWQAAAGRQ; this comes from the coding sequence ATGGTGCGCAGAGTCTTTGATCTGCCGCCACACCAGATCCCTACGGCCGAAAACTGGTTCACCTTCGGCTCCCGCACCCCCCGCTCACCGCGCCGCGCGTCGTCCGTGTGCCTGGTGCGGGACTGTTCCAAGGGCGTCGAGACCTACCTGACCTTTCGGCCTGGAGGCTCCCCGATGGGCAACGTGGCCTTCCCCGGCGGCAGCCACGAGGCCAGCGACCGGGCAACCTATCAATGGTTCGGACCGAGCCTTTCGCAGTGGTCCAAGCGCATGGACGTATTGGACCAGCAGCTGGTCCAAGCGCATATCGTTTGCGCCATTCGCGAGCTCTTTGAAGAAACCGGAATCCTGCTGGCGGGTACCGACGAGCAATCCATCATCGAAATGACCGACCCCGAAGAGTGGATGGGCGCCCGCGAGGCGATTGCCGGCCAGGATCTTCCATTCGATGAGTTTCTTCGCCGTCGCGGCCTGGGGCTTCGCACCGATTTATTGCGGCCGGTCTCGCACTGGCTGAATCCCAACTTTGCCCTGCGCAGATTTGATACCTGGTACTTCGCAGCCACCGTGCCCAACCGCCAAGAGGCGACGCTGCTTCGAGGCAAGGGCAAATGGGGCGGGTGGCAGGTGGCCAGCGGCGTGTTGGCCCAGCGAAACACCAGCGAGCTCGGCGACCTGGTGGGGCAGCCCAATACCGTGGGCCTGAACTTCTCGCGGATCAGCTACCCGGCCGTGGAAATGATGCTCGAGGCAATGTCCGAGGCCAACGGGGTGGTGGCGTATTTGTCGCGGGCGCGGTCCCTGGATTTGAAGCACCCCGACTTGCTGGTGCGCGACGGCATTTACTATCTGGAGGTTCTGGGCTCGATGAGTGCCGAATCCTCGCGCCCCTGGCAGGCCGCCGCGGGCCGCCAATGA
- a CDS encoding MarP family serine protease yields MLGIFSWLDVVICAVLLTFFIIGLRRGFLLTVGDMVGLVLGGVAAFFAIPLVSTFANNPWWRVALMAATAAVLIILGQALGRVIATRIRHWMNVDFLRSADRIAGGVLSVLITATIIGALAFSTSSMGIPRLSLEIGKSTMIQAIRGATPPFVNSAISSARSKVIAETLPAFLEPFAPPVAQPMDTDWVATDLQRTAAESAAKVSGTAVQCGVNLTGSGFVVAPEMVMTNAHVVAGLGAATVETGRDGVHRGKVVYFDPETDIALLYVQGLEAPAIDLADEDLTRGDAAAFIGYPAGGPQQIRSAMIASRANVSISNIYGTDPSRISVYQITAEVAQGNSGGPLVDESGEAVGLIFAKSRSDEQVGFALSLEEMERAMELGGSQRTSVKTGDCIAN; encoded by the coding sequence GTGCTCGGAATTTTCAGCTGGCTCGACGTAGTCATCTGCGCTGTTTTGCTGACCTTTTTCATTATCGGACTTCGCCGCGGTTTTCTCTTGACCGTTGGCGACATGGTGGGCCTCGTTCTGGGAGGTGTTGCCGCGTTCTTTGCCATCCCGCTGGTTTCCACTTTCGCCAACAACCCCTGGTGGCGTGTTGCGCTGATGGCCGCCACGGCTGCCGTGCTGATCATCCTGGGCCAGGCGCTGGGCCGGGTCATTGCCACCCGCATCCGGCACTGGATGAACGTCGATTTCCTGCGCTCTGCAGACCGCATTGCCGGTGGCGTGCTCTCGGTGCTGATTACCGCCACGATCATTGGCGCGCTGGCGTTTTCCACCTCCAGCATGGGCATTCCGCGCCTGTCCCTGGAAATTGGAAAGTCCACCATGATCCAGGCCATTCGCGGCGCGACGCCGCCCTTTGTGAACTCGGCCATTTCCTCGGCCCGCTCCAAGGTGATCGCCGAAACCCTGCCAGCATTCCTGGAGCCCTTTGCGCCGCCGGTGGCCCAGCCCATGGACACCGACTGGGTGGCCACCGATCTCCAGCGGACCGCAGCGGAATCCGCCGCCAAGGTCTCGGGCACGGCAGTGCAATGCGGTGTCAACCTGACCGGTTCGGGCTTTGTGGTGGCTCCAGAAATGGTGATGACCAACGCCCACGTGGTGGCCGGTCTTGGGGCAGCCACCGTGGAGACCGGTCGTGACGGAGTTCACCGCGGAAAGGTGGTCTACTTCGATCCCGAGACCGATATCGCGCTGCTGTACGTGCAGGGCTTGGAGGCCCCGGCCATTGACCTGGCCGATGAGGATCTCACCCGTGGCGACGCCGCGGCGTTTATCGGCTACCCGGCTGGTGGCCCCCAGCAGATTCGCAGCGCCATGATCGCCTCGCGGGCCAACGTCTCGATCTCCAATATCTACGGCACCGACCCGTCGCGAATTTCCGTCTACCAGATCACCGCCGAAGTGGCCCAGGGCAATTCCGGTGGCCCGCTGGTGGATGAAAGCGGCGAGGCCGTTGGCTTGATCTTCGCGAAGTCCCGCAGCGACGAGCAGGTTGGATTCGCCCTGAGCCTAGAGGAGATGGAGCGCGCCATGGAGCTCGGCGGATCGCAGCGCACCTCGGTCAAGACCGGGGACTGCATCGCCAACTAG
- a CDS encoding TadA family conjugal transfer-associated ATPase gives MNSGRHSKDSGMIFSGHALNAKILESVRERALQSGGQLDAIALAGAVHDSGAALGSQGAAQSLERLQHEVAGLSVLEPFARIPDVTDVLVDGQGQVWTDSPRGLELTDFKFPSAERVRELAVHLATLAGKRLDSASPFMDMSLKNYRVHAVLPPIATQGPLISIRVKHAARLGLEEVLQSSLPFWVPLLKAVIEKQLNFLVTGGTGSGKTTLLQAMLAQADEQQRLVIVEDSQELQINHPHAVSLQTRSANVESAGLVQLKDLVVQALRMRPDRLIIGECRGEEIRDFLAAMNTGHQGAAGTLHANNPASVPARLAALGALAGWSVQATSLQASSALDLVIHMSRGEHGRRGPVGLGCLETDEAGRMRMSTLIDLHSNRPLTADGRKMVKQKFGNALAEDLENELAAVGSAGESPC, from the coding sequence ATGAACTCCGGGCGACACAGCAAAGACAGCGGGATGATCTTTTCCGGTCACGCACTGAACGCCAAAATTTTGGAATCGGTGCGGGAAAGGGCCTTGCAATCCGGAGGGCAATTGGACGCGATCGCGCTGGCGGGGGCGGTCCACGATTCCGGGGCAGCGCTGGGATCGCAAGGCGCCGCTCAGTCCCTGGAGAGATTGCAGCACGAGGTCGCAGGGTTATCGGTCCTGGAACCTTTCGCCAGGATCCCCGATGTCACCGATGTGCTCGTTGACGGACAAGGCCAGGTCTGGACCGATTCGCCTCGCGGACTAGAGCTGACGGATTTCAAGTTTCCTTCGGCGGAACGAGTCCGAGAATTGGCCGTGCACCTGGCGACCTTGGCAGGGAAACGACTTGATTCGGCTAGCCCGTTCATGGACATGAGCCTGAAGAACTACCGTGTACACGCCGTGCTTCCACCAATTGCCACGCAAGGACCGCTGATCTCGATACGCGTCAAGCATGCAGCCCGCCTCGGCCTTGAAGAAGTATTGCAATCTTCCCTGCCATTTTGGGTTCCACTTTTGAAAGCAGTCATTGAGAAGCAACTGAATTTCTTGGTGACCGGGGGAACCGGCAGCGGCAAAACCACGCTGCTCCAGGCCATGCTTGCCCAAGCCGATGAACAACAGCGGTTGGTGATCGTGGAGGATTCCCAGGAATTGCAAATCAATCACCCGCACGCGGTTTCATTGCAAACCAGGTCAGCAAATGTGGAATCAGCTGGGCTGGTACAGCTCAAGGACCTCGTCGTCCAGGCCCTGCGCATGCGCCCAGACCGCCTGATAATCGGGGAATGCCGTGGTGAAGAGATCAGGGACTTCTTGGCAGCGATGAACACCGGCCATCAAGGTGCTGCCGGTACATTGCATGCCAATAATCCGGCGTCGGTTCCCGCCCGGCTTGCTGCGCTCGGCGCCTTGGCAGGCTGGAGCGTCCAAGCCACCTCACTGCAAGCGTCGAGTGCGCTGGACCTGGTCATCCACATGAGCCGCGGTGAGCACGGACGGCGCGGGCCGGTTGGACTGGGATGCCTTGAAACAGATGAGGCGGGGCGCATGCGCATGAGCACCCTGATTGACTTGCACAGCAATCGGCCTCTGACCGCGGATGGCCGGAAGATGGTGAAACAGAAGTTCGGAAATGCTCTCGCAGAGGATCTGGAAAACGAACTAGCCGCGGTGGGCAGTGCAGGGGAATCACCATGCTGA
- a CDS encoding Crp/Fnr family transcriptional regulator, translated as MDIEVLRRAPLFASLGDEVFAALTEELTEVDLSRGASVFREGDQGDRLYFIVSGKIKLGRTSSDGRENLIAVLGPGELFGEMALFDPHPRNATATAVSETRLAGLSHENMRKAILNSPEVSIQLLQALAARLRRTNESLADLVFSDVPGRVAKALLDLADRFGRPATDGILVAHELTQEELAQLVGASRETVNKALAEFVQRGWLRLEARAVVILDIQRLRQRSR; from the coding sequence ATGGATATCGAGGTACTGCGTCGCGCGCCACTGTTTGCGTCGCTTGGTGATGAAGTATTCGCCGCGCTCACCGAAGAATTGACCGAGGTTGATCTGTCCCGCGGTGCGTCGGTGTTCCGTGAAGGCGATCAGGGCGACCGCCTGTACTTCATCGTTTCGGGCAAGATCAAGCTGGGCCGCACCTCTTCGGATGGTCGCGAAAACCTGATTGCTGTTCTTGGCCCAGGCGAACTGTTTGGCGAGATGGCCCTATTCGATCCACACCCACGCAACGCGACTGCAACCGCCGTGTCGGAAACCCGACTGGCTGGCTTGAGCCACGAGAACATGCGCAAGGCGATCCTGAACTCCCCTGAGGTCTCGATCCAGCTGCTGCAGGCTCTGGCTGCACGTCTGCGCCGCACCAACGAGTCCCTTGCGGACTTGGTCTTCTCCGATGTTCCTGGCCGTGTTGCCAAGGCTCTGCTTGATCTTGCTGACCGCTTCGGCCGTCCAGCAACCGACGGCATCCTGGTCGCTCACGAGCTGACTCAGGAAGAGCTGGCCCAGCTGGTTGGCGCATCGCGTGAAACCGTAAACAAGGCTTTGGCTGAATTTGTACAGCGCGGCTGGCTGCGCCTGGAAGCACGCGCCGTCGTGATTCTGGACATCCAGCGTCTGCGCCAGCGTTCACGCTAA
- the acs gene encoding acetate--CoA ligase — protein sequence MTTRKDAKPVSDSKTLDNLSNETRAFAPSKEFSDHAVASSDSYEAAEADRLGYWADQARKVLTWDTDFTQTLDWSQAPVSKWFVGGKLNAAYNALDRHVENGLGDRVAIYFEGEPGDTRTYTYAQLTEEVKKAANAFESLGVAKGDRVAVYLPMIPEAVITMLACARIGAIHSVVFGGFSADALRSRIDDADAKLVVTADGTWRRGKPSALKAAVDGALAAPGHTVENVLVVKRNAEPVEFGHLDKWWHEVVDAASTEHTAVAHDSEHPLFVLYTSGTTGKPKGIVHTTGGFLTQGAVTHRDTFDLHPETDVYWCTADIGWITGHSYVTYAPLINGATQLMYEGTPDTPHQGRWWELVEKYGVSILYTAPTAIRTFMKWGRQIPDGYDLSSLRVLGSVGEPINPEAWMWYRDVIGTNNGKNGERKEHPTPIVDTWWQTETGAHMIAPLPGVTHTKPGSAQVAVPGISIDVVDEAGESVGNGEGGFLVIREPWPSMLRGIWGDMERYKETYWSRFENMYFAGDGAKKDDDGDLWLLGRVDDVMNVSGHRLSTTEIESSLVAHPYVAEAAVVGAKDETTGEAVVAFVILQTEPAEGEDVVATLRNHVGKDIGPIAKPKHVLVVPELPKTRSGKIMRRLLKDVAEGREVGDATTLSDSTVMSQIAQSMGK from the coding sequence ATGACTACGCGGAAGGATGCGAAGCCCGTGAGCGATTCGAAGACCTTGGATAACCTGTCGAATGAAACCCGTGCCTTTGCCCCCAGCAAAGAGTTCAGCGACCATGCGGTGGCCAGTTCGGACAGCTATGAGGCAGCCGAGGCTGATCGCCTGGGCTACTGGGCGGACCAAGCCCGCAAGGTGCTGACTTGGGATACTGATTTCACGCAAACCCTGGACTGGTCGCAAGCGCCGGTTTCCAAGTGGTTTGTCGGAGGCAAGCTCAACGCGGCCTACAACGCGCTGGACCGGCACGTGGAAAACGGCCTGGGCGACCGGGTTGCGATCTACTTCGAGGGCGAGCCAGGCGATACCCGCACCTACACCTACGCCCAGCTGACCGAGGAGGTCAAGAAGGCCGCCAATGCCTTCGAGTCCCTGGGCGTGGCCAAGGGCGATCGCGTGGCCGTGTACCTGCCGATGATTCCCGAAGCCGTGATCACCATGCTGGCCTGCGCCCGCATCGGCGCCATCCACTCGGTGGTCTTCGGAGGCTTCTCCGCCGACGCTTTGCGCAGCCGCATCGACGACGCCGACGCCAAGCTGGTGGTCACCGCCGACGGCACCTGGCGCCGCGGCAAGCCATCGGCCTTGAAGGCCGCAGTGGACGGCGCGCTGGCCGCTCCAGGACACACCGTGGAAAATGTCCTGGTGGTCAAGCGCAACGCCGAGCCAGTGGAATTCGGCCACCTGGACAAGTGGTGGCACGAGGTGGTGGACGCAGCCTCCACCGAGCACACCGCGGTAGCCCACGATTCCGAGCACCCGCTATTCGTGCTCTACACCTCGGGAACCACCGGCAAGCCCAAGGGCATCGTCCACACCACCGGCGGCTTCCTCACCCAGGGCGCGGTCACCCATCGCGACACCTTCGACTTGCACCCGGAAACCGACGTGTACTGGTGCACCGCCGATATCGGCTGGATCACCGGCCATTCCTACGTCACCTATGCCCCATTGATCAATGGCGCGACCCAGCTGATGTACGAGGGCACGCCGGACACCCCGCACCAGGGCCGCTGGTGGGAGTTGGTGGAAAAGTACGGCGTCTCCATTTTGTACACCGCGCCTACGGCCATCCGCACCTTCATGAAGTGGGGCCGCCAGATTCCCGATGGCTATGACCTCTCCTCCCTGCGCGTGCTGGGTTCGGTCGGCGAGCCGATCAACCCCGAGGCCTGGATGTGGTACCGCGATGTCATCGGCACCAACAACGGCAAGAATGGCGAGCGCAAGGAGCACCCGACCCCGATCGTCGATACCTGGTGGCAGACCGAAACCGGCGCGCACATGATCGCTCCGTTGCCCGGTGTCACCCACACCAAGCCAGGCTCAGCGCAGGTCGCGGTCCCGGGCATCAGCATCGATGTGGTGGACGAAGCCGGCGAGTCGGTGGGCAACGGCGAAGGCGGATTCCTGGTGATCCGCGAGCCTTGGCCTTCGATGCTGCGCGGCATCTGGGGCGACATGGAACGCTACAAGGAAACCTACTGGTCCCGTTTCGAGAACATGTACTTCGCCGGCGACGGAGCCAAGAAGGACGACGACGGGGACCTGTGGCTGCTGGGCCGCGTGGATGACGTGATGAACGTGTCCGGCCACCGCCTGTCCACCACCGAGATCGAGTCCTCTCTGGTCGCGCACCCCTATGTGGCTGAGGCTGCAGTGGTGGGCGCCAAGGATGAAACCACCGGCGAGGCCGTCGTCGCCTTCGTCATCTTGCAGACCGAGCCTGCCGAAGGCGAGGACGTCGTTGCCACGCTGCGCAACCATGTGGGCAAGGACATCGGCCCGATCGCCAAGCCGAAGCACGTGCTGGTGGTCCCCGAATTGCCAAAGACCCGCTCCGGCAAGATCATGCGCCGCTTGCTCAAGGACGTGGCCGAGGGACGAGAAGTGGGTGACGCCACCACGCTCTCGGACTCGACCGTGATGAGCCAGATCGCTCAATCCATGGGCAAGTAG
- the aroQ gene encoding type II 3-dehydroquinate dehydratase, with the protein MTDTAPRTILLLNGPNLNLLGTREPQIYGHDTLADVEQLARDAAAAHGFELRALQCNHEGVLIDAIHEARTSAVGIVMNPGAFTHTSVALADAISGVQLPTIEVHISNVHQREAFRHHSYISPVASSIIVGAGVNGYKLAVEQLAYLLGK; encoded by the coding sequence ATGACTGACACCGCACCACGCACGATCCTGCTGCTCAACGGGCCAAATCTGAACCTCCTGGGCACCCGCGAGCCGCAGATTTACGGACATGACACCTTGGCCGATGTTGAACAGCTGGCCCGTGATGCTGCCGCCGCGCACGGATTTGAGCTGCGCGCCCTGCAGTGCAATCATGAAGGGGTGCTCATCGATGCCATTCATGAAGCTCGTACCAGTGCCGTGGGCATCGTGATGAACCCGGGAGCCTTCACCCACACCTCGGTCGCCTTGGCAGATGCCATCAGTGGTGTCCAGCTGCCCACGATTGAAGTCCACATCTCCAACGTGCACCAGCGCGAGGCATTCCGCCACCATTCCTACATTTCGCCGGTGGCCAGTTCCATCATCGTCGGCGCTGGCGTCAACGGCTACAAGCTGGCCGTGGAACAGCTGGCGTACCTGCTGGGCAAATAA